The following coding sequences lie in one Porphyromonas asaccharolytica DSM 20707 genomic window:
- a CDS encoding aminopeptidase C, which translates to MRQFSLLLIALLSSLVMVAQAPKTEGESNEFTIIKQLPITSIKDQANSGTCWSYSTIGFLESEILRKGGPEVDLSDMFVVNHTYRDKAEKYVRLHGKGNLAQGGSFYDVLYVFDHYGAVPEEFMTGLNYGTKKNAHSELEAVLKGMLDAVVENHNGRLSTAWKSAYDKVVDTYLGELPKEFTYNGKRYTPKSFAESLGIKASDYVSLTSYTHHPFYTAFPLEIEDNWRWSSSWNLPIDELMQVIDNAILNGYPIAWGADVSEVGFTRDGIGVLADVDAIETKGSDQARWVGLSYSDKAAEVRRMINSADCPEIEPTQEFRQEGFDNFTLTDDHGMVIIGKAQNQNGRTFYMIKNSWGESGKYKGIWYVSKNYVAGRTMNIVVHRDAIPAAIAKKLGLK; encoded by the coding sequence ATGAGACAATTCTCTCTACTCCTTATCGCACTCCTCTCAAGCCTCGTCATGGTCGCTCAGGCTCCCAAGACAGAAGGCGAGAGCAACGAGTTTACTATTATCAAGCAACTACCCATCACCTCTATCAAGGATCAGGCAAACAGTGGTACCTGCTGGTCTTACTCTACAATTGGCTTCCTCGAGTCTGAGATCCTTCGTAAGGGAGGTCCCGAGGTCGACCTTTCCGATATGTTTGTCGTCAATCACACTTATCGCGACAAGGCGGAGAAGTATGTGCGCCTACATGGCAAGGGCAACCTCGCTCAGGGTGGTTCTTTCTACGATGTTCTCTACGTCTTTGATCACTACGGAGCTGTTCCCGAGGAGTTCATGACTGGTCTCAACTACGGTACAAAAAAGAACGCTCACAGCGAGCTAGAGGCTGTCCTCAAGGGTATGCTCGACGCTGTCGTTGAGAACCACAACGGTCGTCTCTCCACTGCATGGAAGAGTGCTTACGACAAGGTCGTAGACACCTATCTAGGCGAGCTGCCTAAGGAGTTTACCTACAATGGTAAGCGCTACACGCCCAAGAGCTTTGCAGAGAGCCTCGGCATCAAGGCTTCTGACTATGTCTCACTGACGAGCTACACACACCACCCCTTCTACACCGCCTTCCCCCTCGAGATCGAGGACAACTGGCGCTGGTCTAGCTCGTGGAATCTACCCATCGATGAGCTCATGCAGGTCATCGACAACGCTATCCTCAATGGCTACCCCATCGCTTGGGGCGCTGACGTCAGCGAGGTTGGCTTCACACGTGACGGTATCGGCGTACTGGCTGACGTAGATGCTATCGAGACGAAGGGCTCTGACCAGGCACGCTGGGTCGGTCTTAGCTACAGCGACAAGGCTGCTGAGGTTCGTCGTATGATCAATAGTGCAGACTGCCCCGAGATCGAGCCTACACAGGAGTTTCGTCAGGAGGGTTTTGACAACTTTACCCTTACCGACGACCACGGTATGGTCATCATCGGTAAGGCTCAGAACCAGAACGGTCGCACCTTCTACATGATCAAGAACTCATGGGGTGAGAGCGGTAAG